The Vibrio penaeicida DNA window GGTTAGCAGATGCTTGACGAGCTTTGTCTGCATTGCCAGCCATAATTGCTTCGTAAATTTCACGGTGTTCATTGATACACGTATTGCCTTCTTCAGAGGAGTGAGCAATAAAGTTGATAAACATCGTTGTTAGAACGTGACCAAACGGCAAGAAAAAGTCGTTTCCAGTTGAGTTAAAAATGATGCTATGGAAACGGATATCAACATCCATCCAACGTTTCTTATCCAATTCGTCTTCTTTTGCTACTTCTAACATATCTTGAAATGCTTCAGAAAGTTGGATTCGTTGCTCAGCCGTTGCATTCTTCGCGGCGAGAGCACAAGCCTCAGGCTCTATCGCACGTCGCAAACCTAAAAACTGGTGGCAGAATTGATCGATCTCTGTAAGACCATCCATCCATTCTATTAATTGAGGATCTAAGAAATTCCAGTACGCGCGGTTTATCACCCGAGTACCAACCTTCGGGCGTGACTCTAATAAACCTTTAGAGGTTAATAGTTTTACCGCTTCGCGTAATGCAGTACGACTGATGCCAAACTGCTCGCAAAGTGCCATTTCTCCTGGGAGGATAGACCCTTGAGGAATCTTACCTGACAAAATGCTACGCGCAATTTCGCGAGCTACTTGCACGTGAAGGCTTCGTTTAGAACCTGAAATAGAATGAAATTCGCCAGACATAAAATCACTTAATTTAGTCAAATATGTATTATTTAAGTCGCACTATACCACTCCTAGTGTAGCTCACCAAGCAGATGTTGGCGTAATAGTAGAAGGGCTCACATATGAAACTGAACTATTTATAATGTCATTGTTAGTTGATTACTCATTTATGACTAAGGCTGCTGTCAGAACGCAACAATTTCTCCAAGTTTTTAGAACATAACGGTTACCCAAATAATCAATGATAGTGATTGTCCACACAAAAATTTAAGTGAATATGCCAAATTTAGTTTCGAGTATAGAAAGTACAGTATAAGTGCTTTTACTGAAATTAATGTTATTGTATGATTTATTGGTGGTGTTGGATAGAAACTGCACCACTGATTAATTTCGTTCCAAACGACGAATATACTGACCTTAAAAAATGCCAGTGTCGTCTGGTCTTTTTATTTTTTGGTCATATTAGTCGTGAATGACATAGGTGCATTGCAATGAGGAGCGTAAATGGCAGAGTTTTCACTTGTAGGGAATTCTAACCACAAGATACATGTACAAGTGGCTAGACAGATCGCTCGTAAAATATTATCAGAAGAACTGGGTCAAAATGAAAAACTCCCAAGTGAATTGGAGTTATGCAAATTATTTGGAGTGAGTCGTACTGCGCTACGCGAGTCGACCAAACTGCTTTCTGCAAAAGGGTTAATTCTATCCAAACCGAAAGTAGGTACAACAGTACTTCCGAGAAATCACTGGCACTTTCTTGATCCTCAGCTTTTAGAATGGATTCAGGATTTAGAGGACACCAAGCCATTCTTATCTCAGTTCCTAGGCTTAAGAAAAGCGATTGAACCTGAGGCTTGTGCGTTGGCTGCAATTAATGCGAGCGCAGAACAAAGAAAAGAGTTATCAGTAATTTTTCAGCGTATGTCTATGGCGGCTAATCGCCATGATTATGAAGATTGGATAATTAATGACCACCTGTTTCATCAAACGATATTCCTTTGTACTCGAAACCATTTTTATATCCCTTTTAGCAATATTCTTTCCACTATTTTTAAGCTGTTTATTGATGAATCAGTGGAAGGGGGAAGGTTTTGCCTAGATGAGCACCGCTCTATTTATGATGCCATTATGGCAGGTAATCAATTTCAAGCTCGTCTGGCTTCGCAAACATTATTAAATGACGAAAACCAGAAACTCTCTAAAGTAGTCAATGGATAACATAAACCAATATACACATCGTTTCGTTTATAAATACGTGAAGTTTAAAAGCTACACAATTCGATGTGATTAACTCTCTCCTAAGGCTCAATGATGTCTTCTCAGTCTTATATCAGAAAAAATTTATCACTTGCCTGGCCGCTAGCTCTCAACGCATTACTCATGCAGTCAATGCTGATGATTGATACTTTTCTTGTTACTCCACTTGGTGAAGTATCGCTTGCTGCAATGGGTATCGCGACCACTGTTATTTCATTTGTTTTGGGCACTCAAATGGCCTTGGCCAATGGCTCTCAACTGGTCTTAAGCCGCGCTGTAGGTTCGGGAAAGAGCTTCTCTTTAAACAAAGGATTCTGGGCTGGCTTGAGCATCAACGTTTGTGTCGCGATAATTTTCTGGACGTTATTGGCTGCTTTTGACGATGCACTGATAAGCTACTTAACTAATAATAAATCGCTTTATGCAGAAACTCAGCGATATATTGGAGTAGCGAAGTACATCATCATATTTAACGCTATTACACAGGTGATGATCGCGCTATTCAACGCGTTGGGGAGAACTAAAGTCCCTTTCAAAGGATACCTGATCGAGCTTCCTATTAATGTCGCCATGTCTTATGTGCTTATTCATGGGGCCTTAAGCTTTGAAGGAATCGGCGTGCAAGGTGCAGCGGCTGGAAGTTTAGTTGCTATTGCTATACGATTTTTGTATCTGACAATGTGTATCAAAGTTGATGATTCCATTGTTTTGTCGATGAAGAGCCTCGATGCTTCACTTAAGAGTAATATTCTTAATCACTTCAAAGAAATATTCCCTGTTGCTGCAAATGTGACTATGCTGCAAACGGGTGCCACGATTTATATGTTGCTGTACTCACAGCTTACTCTTAATGCCTATGTGGCGATGACAATTGTAATGCCGTGGGTTAAAGCGGGGACGCAATTTATTACTGCTTGGGCACATTCTTCAGCAATTACCATCAGCCAGGCGATTGGCTCCCGGCAAATGGACGAATTGCGCAAGAATGTTGATATCAGTATTGATATGGCAGTGACGATTTCAATTGTATCTGCGATGTTATTTTTTGCGCTGAGCTTTGTATTACCAGATTTATACCCAGATTTGGCTCCAGACACGTATTTAGCGCTTTCCGCCATTGCGCCGTTGTACATCTTTCTTCCTGTCGTAAGAGGGTACAACACAGTGCATGGCCATATATTAAGAGCACTTGGGAAAACAACGGAAGTCTTTAAGATAAACTTCACGGGCCAATGGATCATATCTATCCCACTGTGTGCGTTGGCGATCTTATATTTGGATCTTTCTATTTTCTGGGCGTTTGCTGTGATGCCTTTTGAAGAAGTTGTTAAAGCATGGCCATTCAGGCATTTAGCTCGTAAAGCGTTAAACGAATTTGACCTGAAAAATGCCGATAAGCTTATGTACGACTAACCAACTTTTCCATTTAGGTAGAACTTTACAGAAGGTTTCTACCTAATCTTTCTAAGTTCTTTTTTCTTAAGAAATTAAGCAAGATCACAGATGTTGTAGAAGCCTCTTATAAATTGTGATCGGTAAAACACATCGTGACATATTCGCTCGAATAGTTCCTTACTTTCCTTACTATATGTATGACAATATTACATATAGTAAGGTTTGACGATGAAACACAACGTACTAGTAGCCGCAATGGCTTTAGCTCTACCTACATTCGCAATTGCTTCTGATTTAAATAATGGCATCGATTACCCAGTTCCAGCTGATAAATTCGACATGAGAAACTGGAAAATCACTATCCCTTCTGACATCAACGAAGATGGAAAAGTGGATGAAATTGAAGGTGTTGCGATGCTGAGTTACTCGCACAAGGATTTCTTTTTTCTTAATGAAGAAGGGAACTTAGTTTTTGAAGTTCACAACAAAGCAGTAACAACTAAGAACTCAAAGAATGCACGCTCTGAGCTACGTGAAATGCCTCGTGGTGCAGACTTCTCTATCAATACCGATGATCTACAAAACCATTGGGCGCTTTCTAGCCATCCTCAAGCGTCAGAGCACAGCCAAGTTGGCGGTACTCTTGAAGCAACACTGAAAGTCGACCATGTTTCCGAGCATGCTAAATTCCCGGAAAGAGGACCTGCGCACTCTGTTGTGGTTGGCCAAATTCATGCGAAAAAAATTGATGCTCGAATCAAAGAAGGCAAAGGGTACGGCCACGGGAATGAACCCATTAAGATTTTCTATAAGAAGTTCCCTGGTCATGAGATGGGTTCGGTATTCTGGAACTACGAGCGTAACCTAGCGAAAAATGACCCCAATCGCATTGATATCGCTTACCCAGTTTGGGGCAATACTTGGGAAAACCATGAAGAGCCAGGAAAAGCAGGCATCGCTCTAGGTGAAGAGTTCAGCTACAAGATTGAAGTGGCTGGTACTATGATGAACCTGACGTTTGAAACTGCACGTCACGACACTGTGACTTACTCGATAGACCTGAGTAAAGGCGTAGATGACAAAGATTTCGAACACGGTTATGCAGAAGACATGTTCTACTTCAAAGCAGGTGCTTATGGACAGTGTAGTGTAAGTGAATCTCACCCAGTATGGGGTACAGGCTGTGCGGGTACAGGTGATTTTGCTATCGACAAGAAAAGCGGTGATTACAACAGCGTTACGTTTTCTAAGCTGAAGCTAAACGGAAAGTAAAATAAACAGCGAATCAAAATAGATTAACGCTATCCTAAGCCTCACCTGACCGGGTGGGGCTTTTTTGATCCTGTTTATCTATTCAGAATAAACGAACTAGGGGATAGGTAAATCAGTAACCCTTTATTTATCAGCACTTTTGCGGTGAATAGACTCGCTGGTTATAGCAACGTTAGGTGTCTTTGATTGTAACAACTCGCTGCTTCAAACTTGTTACTTGCTTTTAATGATGTCCAATCAACCCAATTGAAAGGGTTTAGAACGTTACCATTAGTGAAAGTCACTCTTAGGGTCTATAGCTTTGATGATGAGTTATTTATGGGAACGGTTTAATTATCAATAAAAGATAGGGACAAATAAAAACCAGGCCCGAAAGCCTGGTTTAGTACAGTAGGTTAATAAACGAGTTTAGAACTGCTCTGAGTCTATATTGTCGAAGTACGCTTTAGTAGCAATTCCACTATTATCACCAACATACATAGTGAACTGCGAAGGGATATTATTAGCGTCCAAACCTGTCTCGGATTGTGTCATCTCAACATCAGTTCCATTAATTGAAATAGTGACATTATCACCATCCCAAGCTAAAGACATAGAGTTCCAAGCATCTGTTGTTACTGAGCCGATTTCAATATCATCCGCCCCTGCTTCTGCCTCAACCTTACCGCTGCCTGATAGTCTCAATTCAAAATAGCGATCTGCATTGTTTTTGCCGGAACCAATGTTTATGTAGGTCGTCTTTTCGTTATCTGAAGGAATAAATACATCAAACGATACACTACCACTTGTTATAGCTCCTGCAACGAATTCGCGTGCAACTATAGGCTTCGTCGCTGGGTCCGTATCATCAATTAGCAATGAATTTGAACCGCTTTTCGCTTGGTCATCGCTCACGATTGCTCTCGCTATATCAGTGTTATATTCGATCCAGCTTGCACTTGCTTCACTGATGTTTGTGCCAACAGCGTATGAATCGAAATTGTCTGTTACGTCTCCAGTTGGTGTTTCTGGGCCGGTCTCACCGCCTTCAGATACAATAATCGCTTCGCTAGAGTTGTTATTGTAGACAGTTGAAAGGTCTAAACCTGACGCGTAGCTGTCAAAGTCATCTTCTAGAACTAACTCTTCAGAACCAGAATCACTTGAATAGATGGCTAGGTTGTCAGCATTAAGTTCAAAGTTAGTCGTGTTACCGTTGTCACCTAGTCTGATTGCGATAGTCGTTACAGCGGTACCGTCTGCTACTGGGAAGTTGTTCGCATATTCAACTCCATTGACAGAGAAAGAGAACGCCTCTGGTTCCCAGTTGACTTCTACCGCAAGGTTTTTGCCTAATTCAAAAGTACCGTCGGTTTCGGTTAAGTTCCCACTAGCGTCACGATATTTAATAACGCCGTTTTCAAATGCTACCTCGCCATGCAAGTTAGAGTTTGAAGTCTTCGCTGCATAAAATGAGATGTAGGCATTATCACCTGTACCATCCACGTCTTGCTCTGTTTCTTCATGATGTTGATACGCTAAATCGACTGTTAAGCGACCTGCTGATATTTCTGAAACAGCGGTAGATTCAGACAACTTGATACGAAGTTCACCGGTATCTTCTACAGTTCCACCTTTGTTAGTATCGAGAATTTGTACAATGTTATTGATACCTGCTTCGCTATTCGCTGTTGTTACAGCCGCTGTTACTAACTCGTTTTCTGATTCATCACTTGCGGTAATTTCACCGTTGTTTGTACCGGAAATAGTTAGTACGCCGTCAGAAATTTCGTAAGTACCACTCAGCTCTGTAACGTTGTCCAGATCAGTTTCGTCATAAAGATTGAACGTAAGTGTGTCAGCGTCAGCATCTTCAGTATATGTTGAAGTATAAATTGTGTAGGTACCGAAGTTATCATCATCGTTATAGTATTTTTGTGTACCATCTTTAAAGACATATACATTTGGCAGGTTATTTGGATCTTCCGAAGAAACAGCCGTTACCGGTGACGAGATGTCCCACATACCAGCACTCAAAGTAGACTCTGTTTCTACCGGGGGAGGTGTTGTAGTCGTCGGTTCGTCTCTCAGATCAGTGTTACATCCGGCTAGCAGGCCAGTAGAAATAGCAATTGCTGCAGCAATTTTCGTAATTCGCATGATAGGTACTCACTTTTGTTATACATCCATATTTAATGTCTTATTGTTAGACAATTGAGTTGGGGCATCTAGTGGGTTTAACCAATAGAATGATCTCACTCACACTCAACGCATAGATTACCTGTTGAAATGATGAATAAATCACACAAAATTGATCGTTGTGCAGTATTCGAATTAGAACGGATGTGTTGGTTTCTTGTTCAGTTAGATGCTGTAACTTAGCTGGAGCAGTTGGTTTTAAACGTTAACTCACTATATTTATTAGTGTATTATTTGTGCTTGTTCCGAGTTATGTACAGCGGGAGATTTGTACAAATAATCGAATAGTAATAAATAAGAGAGGATGTTGTTATTTCAGCCATAAATAGATTGGCTTTGCTTGTCATACAATGAGGTGTTGTATTTTTCCGTTTTGGAACTTGTCTAGTGAAATCTGTACTCCTAAAACCAGTTTTCGTTCACACTAGCAACGATTTTATGATCAAAATAGTAATACAATAGCTGGTGGTTCTAATATGAAAATCGTTCGTCTATTGATAGTCAAGATGAAACAAACCATTTGAATATGACTAATATTTTACTGCTCATTACAGCGATGAACGTGTTACTAAATAGAAATATCTTTATAGCCATATGATTCAAGGCAGGTGACATGAAAACATCAGAATGGTTTTGTTCCGGCTTTTTATGGGGCTCGTAACGAGTAGGTACTAGATCGTTGTTTTTAGTACGAGTTGTTCTTTCGCATTTGGAAATCGTGCGGTTGTATTTATGTTCATTTAAATCCAAATAAAAGAATCCATACCCGATCTGGCTCTCGAAATACGTGACTCCGCTTTAATCTAACCGCTGAAAAGAGGTCAAAAACAGGATCTAGCCAACAAAAATAGATATATAATACTACAAATAAGGCTAGGGGATAGCTTTCATGACTGATATCACAGAACTTTCACTGTCACTTAAGTAATATATTTGTCATACATTAATTCAATATGATTTTTAACACTAAGGGTTCTACCCGTACCAAAAAATATACAGAGAGATATATAACCATGAAAGCAGTTACTAAAGTATCCCTATTCGTATCTTCTGCATTGCTAGCAGGTGCCGCTTCCGCTGCAACGCTAGACTACCGTGCAGAGTACAAACACGATGATGAAACATATTCTCAACGCATTAAAATTGGTGGTGGTGCAAAAATCACTGATGATATTAAACTAGGTTTTGGTGTAGAGCAAAAATTTAGCAGCAATGATAATTCAAACTTTTGGGATCAAGTTGAAGCTGGTGATTCTGAGTTTGATTGGGGTGTACGTTACGACATTAACAAGCAGTGGTTTGTACAACCAGGTATGCCATTAACATTTGGTGATGAAAAAACCACTTACAAACCGCAGTTTCGTGTTGGTTACAAGTCCTCTTTTGGTTTAAGCACCGCTTTGCGTTACCGTCACGAGTTCCAGGTTTATACTGATGACGCAGGCAGCAAGACATTGACAGACGGTTCAAAAGTAAGTGTTGCAGGAAAAACGGTTGAGCAGGGCAAGTGGACACTTACCGGTTCTTATGACCTAAAGCAGCTTGATAAAGACTACCTTGATAACATCAAACTAAGTTACGAGATTAACTACAACCAAAACTACGACGAAGTGCGCCTTTCTGACGGTAAAGACTCTGAATGGGACGCTGGTATCATTGTTGGTTACCAAATGGGCCAATTCCGTCCTTACATGGAGCTGTGGACAGTTGATTACGGCTCATCAGCAGAAGATGATCGTCAGCTAAGAACACGTCTTGGTTTGAAATACAGCTTCTAATTAACCTTTGTTAGTTTAATTCTAGCTCCTAGTTTCAACGCAATTAAAGTCGGTTGATATTCGTTATCAACCGGCTTTTTTGCATTTATTTGAGGCTGATTTTTTACTAGATTTTTGCTTAGTGTGAAGTAGAGATAGTAAATCGAACATCGAGCCCGCGACTATAAGACCCCGATCTCATTTATCGCCATTTGGGGTTATTTGTATTATTTTATCATGTAATAATGTATTCAAATCAATGGCAGATAGTTACTCTAAAGCTTGCCAATTGGTTGCTTAGGGACGTCGCACTTTTCCTTAACTCTAAAATTAGATTCATTTAGTACGACATAATTGTATTATTATAACGGGTGAAAGATCGAATGAAACATATTTACCTCAAGAGCTTGTTAGCTTCTTCAATCCTATTGGCTGTTGGTTGTAACAGCACTGCAACTGCGAAGGCTGATTTCCCAAACAATCAAGAAACCGGTGTTGACATTCTAACTCCTGTTGCAATCACGGCGAGTAGCCATGATGGTAATGTGCCTGAGAACTTACTTGACCAAGATATTATGACTCGCTGGGCAGCGAACGGTGACGGTGAGTGGGCAATGTTGGATTACGGTTCAGTTTATGAGTTCGATGCAATCCAAGCGTCGTTTAGTAAAGGTAACGAACGTGTGACGTCATTTGATGTTCAGTTCAGCACAGATGGTGAAAACTGGGTTACGGTTATTGAGGGTGCACAAAGCTCCGGTCGTGCTCTTGGTCTGGAGCGCTTCCAGTTCGAGCCTGCGGTAAAAGCTCGTTATGTACGTTACGTTGGCCACGGCAATACCAAAAACCAATGGAACGCTGTTACTGAACTAGCGGCAGTTAACTGTGGAATCAATGCGTGCCCGGCAAGCCATGTCATTACCGATGATGTTGTTAAAGCTGAAGCGACTATGATTGCTACAATGAAGGCTAAGGAAAAAGCGCAAAAGGAACTCCTTAAAAATAATCGCAAAGGTGATTTCGGAGAACCAATCGTCCGTCCTTGCGAAACGACAGTGACATGTGATCTTTCTAAAGCAATGCCATCCCCAACGCTACCGGCAGCTCCACTAGCTAAGAATGCACCTGGCCAAAACTTTGACCTGACGCGTTGGAAACTGACGACGCCTTTCGATCATAACAAAGACGGTCGTGCGGATGATGTCGATGAATGGGATATGGCTAACGGCTTCCAACATCCTGAAATTTTCTATACAGCTGATGATGGCGGCATGGTTTTCAAGAGCTATGTAAAAGGTGCACGTACCTCTAAAAATACTAAGTACGCACGTACAGAGTTGCGCACTATGCTGCGTGCGGGTGAGAAGTCTCACAGTACAAAAGGTGTAAATCCAAATAACTGGGTATTCAGCTCAGCGCCGGTAGAAGATCAGAAAGCAGCGGGTGGGGTAGATGGCACGCTTGAAGCAACTCTGAAGATTGACCATGCAACCACGACAGGTCAGTCACACGAAGTTGGTCGTTTCATTATCGGTCAGATCCATGACAAAGATGATGAGCCA harbors:
- a CDS encoding FadR/GntR family transcriptional regulator, translated to MSGEFHSISGSKRSLHVQVAREIARSILSGKIPQGSILPGEMALCEQFGISRTALREAVKLLTSKGLLESRPKVGTRVINRAYWNFLDPQLIEWMDGLTEIDQFCHQFLGLRRAIEPEACALAAKNATAEQRIQLSEAFQDMLEVAKEDELDKKRWMDVDIRFHSIIFNSTGNDFFLPFGHVLTTMFINFIAHSSEEGNTCINEHREIYEAIMAGNADKARQASANHLLESKHRLPAAS
- a CDS encoding FadR/GntR family transcriptional regulator translates to MAEFSLVGNSNHKIHVQVARQIARKILSEELGQNEKLPSELELCKLFGVSRTALRESTKLLSAKGLILSKPKVGTTVLPRNHWHFLDPQLLEWIQDLEDTKPFLSQFLGLRKAIEPEACALAAINASAEQRKELSVIFQRMSMAANRHDYEDWIINDHLFHQTIFLCTRNHFYIPFSNILSTIFKLFIDESVEGGRFCLDEHRSIYDAIMAGNQFQARLASQTLLNDENQKLSKVVNG
- a CDS encoding MATE family efflux transporter; this translates as MSSQSYIRKNLSLAWPLALNALLMQSMLMIDTFLVTPLGEVSLAAMGIATTVISFVLGTQMALANGSQLVLSRAVGSGKSFSLNKGFWAGLSINVCVAIIFWTLLAAFDDALISYLTNNKSLYAETQRYIGVAKYIIIFNAITQVMIALFNALGRTKVPFKGYLIELPINVAMSYVLIHGALSFEGIGVQGAAAGSLVAIAIRFLYLTMCIKVDDSIVLSMKSLDASLKSNILNHFKEIFPVAANVTMLQTGATIYMLLYSQLTLNAYVAMTIVMPWVKAGTQFITAWAHSSAITISQAIGSRQMDELRKNVDISIDMAVTISIVSAMLFFALSFVLPDLYPDLAPDTYLALSAIAPLYIFLPVVRGYNTVHGHILRALGKTTEVFKINFTGQWIISIPLCALAILYLDLSIFWAFAVMPFEEVVKAWPFRHLARKALNEFDLKNADKLMYD
- a CDS encoding polysaccharide lyase family 7 protein; translation: MKHNVLVAAMALALPTFAIASDLNNGIDYPVPADKFDMRNWKITIPSDINEDGKVDEIEGVAMLSYSHKDFFFLNEEGNLVFEVHNKAVTTKNSKNARSELREMPRGADFSINTDDLQNHWALSSHPQASEHSQVGGTLEATLKVDHVSEHAKFPERGPAHSVVVGQIHAKKIDARIKEGKGYGHGNEPIKIFYKKFPGHEMGSVFWNYERNLAKNDPNRIDIAYPVWGNTWENHEEPGKAGIALGEEFSYKIEVAGTMMNLTFETARHDTVTYSIDLSKGVDDKDFEHGYAEDMFYFKAGAYGQCSVSESHPVWGTGCAGTGDFAIDKKSGDYNSVTFSKLKLNGK
- a CDS encoding oligogalacturonate-specific porin KdgM family protein, coding for MKAVTKVSLFVSSALLAGAASAATLDYRAEYKHDDETYSQRIKIGGGAKITDDIKLGFGVEQKFSSNDNSNFWDQVEAGDSEFDWGVRYDINKQWFVQPGMPLTFGDEKTTYKPQFRVGYKSSFGLSTALRYRHEFQVYTDDAGSKTLTDGSKVSVAGKTVEQGKWTLTGSYDLKQLDKDYLDNIKLSYEINYNQNYDEVRLSDGKDSEWDAGIIVGYQMGQFRPYMELWTVDYGSSAEDDRQLRTRLGLKYSF
- a CDS encoding polysaccharide lyase family 7 protein, whose amino-acid sequence is MKHIYLKSLLASSILLAVGCNSTATAKADFPNNQETGVDILTPVAITASSHDGNVPENLLDQDIMTRWAANGDGEWAMLDYGSVYEFDAIQASFSKGNERVTSFDVQFSTDGENWVTVIEGAQSSGRALGLERFQFEPAVKARYVRYVGHGNTKNQWNAVTELAAVNCGINACPASHVITDDVVKAEATMIATMKAKEKAQKELLKNNRKGDFGEPIVRPCETTVTCDLSKAMPSPTLPAAPLAKNAPGQNFDLTRWKLTTPFDHNKDGRADDVDEWDMANGFQHPEIFYTADDGGMVFKSYVKGARTSKNTKYARTELRTMLRAGEKSHSTKGVNPNNWVFSSAPVEDQKAAGGVDGTLEATLKIDHATTTGQSHEVGRFIIGQIHDKDDEPIRLYYRKLPDQPTGTVYFAHEKTKTGTEDYYSLVGDMTGEIGNDGIALGEKFSYIIDVKGNTMTVTVKRDGKDDVVQVVDMSDSGYDEGGRYMYFKAGVYNQNMYGNPDDYAQATFYKLDQSFGKYQG